The Pseudomonas azotoformans genome has a segment encoding these proteins:
- a CDS encoding CDP-6-deoxy-delta-3,4-glucoseen reductase, with the protein MRVTLQPSGAVLELVPGERILEGARRLGYECPQACRNGVCHVCAALLVEGRVQQAGEVRDHGEFYTCIAEPLEDCIVLWDGVLAPGELPLRKLSCQLSECVEVGGDVWRVRLRAPAGKAVRYHAGQYLMIERENGEKSAFSLASAPHAGRELELHVLAREDSARTLLEQLQRNQMARVELPFGDTHLAELPDGPLVLIAAGTGMAQMHSLIEHCRASGFKHPVHLYWGVRRPEDFYEIEHWDQWLQLPNLFLHKVVSDLCGWEGRCGLLHEAVCEDITDLKAVHVYASGSPAMIYGTLDALVEAGMDAHQMRADVFAYAPRP; encoded by the coding sequence ATGCGTGTAACCCTGCAACCTTCCGGCGCCGTGCTGGAGCTGGTCCCCGGCGAGCGAATCCTCGAAGGCGCGCGCCGCCTGGGCTACGAATGCCCCCAGGCCTGTCGCAACGGCGTGTGCCATGTGTGCGCCGCGCTGTTGGTGGAAGGCCGGGTTCAGCAGGCCGGTGAAGTGCGTGATCACGGCGAGTTCTACACCTGTATCGCCGAGCCGCTGGAAGATTGCATTGTGTTGTGGGATGGCGTGCTGGCGCCGGGAGAGTTGCCGTTGCGCAAGTTGTCGTGCCAATTGAGTGAATGCGTCGAGGTGGGTGGCGATGTGTGGCGCGTGCGCCTGCGTGCGCCGGCCGGCAAGGCGGTGCGTTACCACGCCGGGCAATACCTGATGATCGAGCGTGAGAACGGCGAGAAGTCGGCGTTTTCCCTGGCCTCCGCGCCCCACGCCGGGCGCGAGCTGGAGCTGCATGTGCTGGCCCGCGAGGACAGCGCGCGCACCTTGCTTGAGCAGCTGCAACGCAACCAGATGGCGCGCGTCGAGCTGCCTTTTGGTGATACCCACCTGGCCGAGCTGCCGGATGGGCCGCTGGTGTTGATCGCTGCCGGTACCGGCATGGCGCAGATGCACAGCCTGATTGAACACTGCCGTGCTTCCGGCTTCAAACACCCGGTGCACCTGTACTGGGGCGTGCGCCGTCCGGAAGATTTCTACGAGATTGAGCATTGGGACCAGTGGCTGCAACTGCCCAACCTGTTCCTGCACAAAGTCGTCAGTGACCTGTGCGGCTGGGAAGGGCGCTGCGGGCTGTTGCATGAAGCGGTGTGCGAAGACATCACCGATCTCAAGGCTGTGCACGTCTACGCCAGCGGTTCACCGGCCATGATCTACGGCACGCTGGATGCGCTGGTCGAGGCCGGAATGGATGCACACCAAATGCGTGCCGATGTGTTTGCCTACGCGCCACGCCCCTAA
- the ubiD gene encoding 4-hydroxy-3-polyprenylbenzoate decarboxylase, whose translation MKFKDLRDFVQQLEQRGELKRIQMPISPVLEMTEICDRTLRNKGPALLFENPTGFDIPVLGNLFGTPERVAFGMGAESVSELREIGKLLAFLKEPEPPKGLKDAWSKLPIFRKIIAMAPKVVKDAVCQEVVIEGDDVDLAMLPVQTCWPGDVGPLITWGLTVTKGPNKDRQNLGIYRQQVIGRNKVIMRWLSHRGGALDFREWCEKHPGKPFPVSVALGADPATILGAVTPVPDSLSEYAFAGLLRGNRTELVKCRGNDLQVPATAEIILEGVIHPGEMADEGPYGDHTGYYNEVDSFPVFTVERITHRIKPIYHSTYTGRPPDEPAILGVALNEVFVPILQKQFPEITDFYLPPEGCSYRMAIVTMKKSYPGHAKRVMLGVWSFLRQFMYTKFVIVTDDDINARDWNDVIWAITTRMDPKRDTVMIDNTPIDYLDFASPVSGLGSKMGLDATHKWPGETTREWGRVIVKDEAVTARVDAIWKELGID comes from the coding sequence ATGAAATTCAAGGATCTTCGGGATTTCGTGCAGCAACTTGAGCAGCGCGGAGAGTTGAAACGTATCCAGATGCCGATTTCCCCGGTGCTGGAAATGACTGAGATTTGCGACCGTACCCTGCGCAACAAGGGCCCGGCGCTGCTGTTCGAGAACCCGACCGGCTTTGATATCCCGGTGCTTGGCAACCTGTTCGGTACGCCCGAGCGCGTGGCCTTTGGCATGGGCGCCGAGTCGGTCAGCGAATTGCGCGAGATCGGCAAGTTGCTGGCCTTCCTCAAGGAACCCGAGCCGCCCAAGGGGCTGAAGGATGCCTGGTCGAAGCTGCCGATCTTCCGCAAGATCATTGCCATGGCCCCCAAAGTGGTCAAGGACGCGGTGTGCCAGGAAGTGGTCATCGAAGGCGACGATGTCGACCTGGCCATGCTGCCGGTGCAAACCTGCTGGCCAGGCGATGTCGGCCCTCTGATCACCTGGGGCCTGACCGTCACCAAGGGCCCGAACAAAGACCGCCAGAATCTCGGTATCTACCGCCAGCAAGTGATCGGCCGTAACAAGGTGATCATGCGTTGGCTGAGCCACCGTGGCGGCGCGTTGGACTTCCGCGAGTGGTGCGAAAAACACCCCGGCAAGCCGTTCCCGGTTTCCGTGGCCCTGGGTGCCGACCCGGCCACCATCCTCGGCGCCGTGACCCCGGTGCCCGACAGCCTGTCCGAATACGCCTTCGCCGGCCTGCTGCGCGGTAATCGCACCGAACTGGTGAAGTGCCGTGGCAACGACCTGCAAGTGCCGGCCACGGCTGAAATCATCCTCGAAGGCGTGATTCATCCGGGTGAAATGGCCGATGAAGGTCCTTACGGCGACCACACCGGCTACTACAACGAAGTCGATAGCTTCCCGGTGTTCACCGTCGAGCGCATCACCCATCGCATCAAGCCGATTTATCACAGCACCTACACCGGCCGTCCGCCGGATGAGCCGGCCATTCTGGGCGTGGCGCTCAACGAAGTGTTTGTGCCGATCCTGCAGAAGCAATTCCCGGAGATCACTGACTTCTACCTGCCGCCTGAAGGCTGCTCGTACCGCATGGCCATCGTGACCATGAAGAAGTCGTACCCAGGCCATGCCAAGCGGGTAATGCTCGGTGTGTGGTCGTTTTTGCGACAGTTCATGTACACCAAGTTCGTTATTGTTACCGACGACGACATCAATGCCCGCGACTGGAACGACGTGATCTGGGCCATCACCACGCGCATGGACCCCAAGCGCGACACGGTGATGATCGACAACACGCCGATCGACTACCTCGACTTCGCCTCGCCGGTTTCAGGCCTGGGTTCAAAGATGGGCCTGGACGCCACTCACAAGTGGCCGGGTGAAACCACCCGCGAGTGGGGCCGGGTGATCGTCAAGGATGAAGCCGTCACCGCCCGTGTCGATGCGATCTGGAAAGAATTGGGAATAGATTGA
- the rho gene encoding transcription termination factor Rho, with protein sequence MNLTELKQKPITDLLQLAEEMGIENMARSRKQDVIFSLLKKHAKSGEEISGDGVLEILQDGFGFLRSADASYLAGPDDIYVSPSQIRRFNLRTGDTIVGKIRPPKEGERYFALLKVDTINFDRPENAKNKILFENLTPLFPTVRMKMEAGNGSTEDLTGRVIDLCAPIGKGQRGLIVAPPKAGKTIMLQNIAANIARNNPEVHLIVLLIDERPEEVTEMQRTVRGEVVASTFDEPPTRHVQVAEMVIEKAKRLVEHKKDVVILLDSITRLARAYNTVIPSSGKVLTGGVDAHALEKPKRFFGAARNIEEGGSLTIIATALVETGSKMDEVIYEEFKGTGNMELPLDRRIAEKRVFPAININRSGTRREELLTADDELQRMWILRKLLHPMDEVAAIEFLVDKLKTTKTNDEFFLSMKRK encoded by the coding sequence ATGAATCTGACTGAACTCAAGCAAAAGCCGATTACCGACCTGCTCCAGCTGGCCGAAGAAATGGGCATAGAAAATATGGCCCGTTCGCGCAAGCAGGACGTGATTTTCTCCCTGCTGAAAAAGCACGCGAAAAGCGGCGAGGAAATCTCCGGTGATGGCGTGCTGGAGATTCTCCAGGACGGCTTCGGCTTCCTCCGCTCTGCTGACGCCTCCTATCTTGCCGGCCCAGACGATATCTACGTCTCGCCGAGCCAGATCCGTCGCTTCAACTTGCGCACCGGTGACACCATCGTTGGCAAGATCCGCCCTCCGAAGGAAGGCGAGCGTTATTTCGCCCTGCTCAAGGTCGACACGATCAACTTCGATCGTCCCGAGAACGCGAAAAACAAGATTCTCTTCGAGAACCTGACGCCGCTGTTCCCGACCGTGCGCATGAAGATGGAAGCCGGTAACGGTTCCACCGAAGACTTGACCGGTCGTGTGATCGACCTGTGCGCCCCGATCGGCAAAGGCCAGCGTGGCCTGATCGTCGCACCGCCGAAAGCCGGTAAGACCATCATGCTGCAGAACATTGCAGCGAACATCGCGCGTAACAATCCTGAAGTTCACCTGATCGTGCTGTTGATCGATGAGCGTCCGGAAGAAGTGACCGAAATGCAGCGCACCGTGCGCGGCGAAGTGGTTGCCTCCACGTTCGATGAGCCGCCAACCCGCCACGTGCAGGTTGCCGAAATGGTGATCGAGAAGGCCAAGCGCCTGGTCGAACACAAGAAGGACGTGGTGATCCTGCTCGACTCCATCACCCGTTTGGCCCGTGCCTACAACACCGTGATCCCGAGCTCCGGCAAGGTATTGACCGGTGGTGTCGATGCCCACGCCCTGGAGAAACCGAAGCGTTTCTTCGGTGCTGCGCGGAACATCGAAGAAGGCGGCTCGCTGACCATTATCGCCACCGCACTGGTTGAAACCGGTTCGAAGATGGACGAAGTGATCTACGAAGAGTTCAAGGGTACTGGCAACATGGAACTGCCCCTGGACCGTCGCATCGCGGAAAAACGCGTGTTCCCGGCGATCAACATCAACCGTTCCGGCACCCGCCGTGAAGAGTTGCTGACCGCCGACGACGAACTGCAGCGCATGTGGATCCTGCGCAAGCTGCTGCACCCGATGGACGAAGTCGCTGCCATCGAGTTCCTGGTCGACAAGCTGAAAACCACCAAGACCAACGACGAGTTCTTCTTGTCGATGAAACGTAAGTAA
- the trxA gene encoding thioredoxin TrxA has translation MSNDLIKHVTDATFEAEVLKAAGPVLVDYWAEWCGPCKMIAPVLDDIATTYEGKLTIAKLNIDDNQETPAKHGVRGIPTLMLFKNGNVEATKVGALSKSQLQAFLDANI, from the coding sequence ATGAGCAACGATCTTATCAAGCACGTCACCGACGCGACCTTTGAGGCCGAAGTACTCAAGGCTGCTGGCCCGGTGCTGGTTGACTACTGGGCTGAATGGTGTGGCCCTTGCAAAATGATCGCTCCAGTCCTGGACGACATTGCGACCACCTACGAAGGCAAGCTGACCATTGCCAAGCTGAACATCGACGACAACCAGGAAACCCCGGCCAAGCACGGCGTGCGTGGTATCCCGACCCTGATGCTGTTCAAGAACGGCAACGTCGAAGCGACCAAAGTAGGCGCGCTGTCGAAGTCTCAGCTGCAAGCTTTCCTCGACGCGAACATCTAA
- a CDS encoding FadR/GntR family transcriptional regulator, giving the protein MNSIAQAVPEAALQAIRKLIKEQGFGPGDALPSQRDLAVQLGVSRASLREALSSLSALGVVSVQPGKGVFVQAAEESPGFAWPFAAQATPLDIFQLRYALEGFAAGLAAVTLTLDELDSLQDNVEAMRKVLKTGDFEAAARLDFEFHQRILLASGNQAMVSILSASAEVFLESQKLPFIRPERAMETWQEHRRILRALARRASAAAQKTMQEHVRNAALRTGIAFVTPVRP; this is encoded by the coding sequence ATGAATTCCATCGCCCAAGCCGTACCGGAAGCGGCCCTGCAGGCCATCCGCAAACTGATCAAGGAGCAAGGCTTCGGGCCGGGCGATGCCTTGCCGTCGCAACGGGATCTGGCGGTGCAGTTGGGGGTGAGCAGGGCGTCGTTGCGCGAGGCGTTGTCGTCCCTCAGCGCGTTGGGTGTGGTCAGTGTGCAGCCTGGAAAGGGTGTGTTCGTGCAGGCCGCCGAGGAGTCGCCGGGGTTTGCCTGGCCCTTCGCGGCCCAGGCCACGCCACTGGATATCTTCCAGTTGCGCTATGCGCTGGAAGGGTTTGCGGCGGGGTTGGCGGCGGTGACGCTGACCCTCGATGAGCTGGACAGCCTGCAAGACAACGTCGAGGCCATGCGCAAGGTACTCAAGACCGGCGACTTCGAGGCGGCCGCACGGCTGGACTTCGAATTCCACCAGCGCATCCTGCTGGCCAGCGGTAATCAGGCGATGGTGAGCATCCTGAGTGCCAGTGCCGAGGTGTTCCTGGAGAGCCAGAAGCTACCGTTCATCCGGCCGGAGCGGGCGATGGAAACCTGGCAGGAGCACCGCCGGATCCTGCGTGCCCTGGCCCGGCGGGCCAGTGCAGCGGCGCAGAAAACCATGCAGGAGCACGTGCGCAACGCGGCGTTGCGCACCGGCATTGCCTTCGTGACTCCCGTCAGGCCGTGA
- a CDS encoding transporter substrate-binding domain-containing protein — MTKRYSALLTALFASLMLGQAPAQANGLDDIVARGTLKVAVPQDFPPFGSVGPDMKPRGLDIDTAKLLADQLKVKLELTPVNSTNRIPFLTTGKVDLVISSLGKNAEREKVIDFSKAYAPFYLAVFGPPEAAISSTDDLKGKTISVTRGAIEDIELTAVAPKEATIKRFEDNNSTIAAYLAGQVDLIASGNVVMVAISERNPKRVPALKVKLKDSPVYVGVNKNEPALLEKVNQILVAAKANGSLEKNALQWLKEPLPADL; from the coding sequence ATGACCAAGCGCTACAGCGCCCTGCTTACTGCCCTGTTTGCCAGCCTGATGCTGGGCCAGGCACCCGCCCAGGCCAACGGTCTGGACGACATCGTCGCCCGTGGCACCCTCAAGGTCGCCGTGCCTCAGGACTTTCCGCCGTTCGGTTCGGTCGGCCCCGACATGAAGCCTCGTGGCCTGGACATCGACACCGCCAAGCTGCTGGCCGACCAGCTCAAGGTCAAGCTGGAACTCACCCCAGTCAACAGCACCAACCGCATTCCCTTCCTTACCACCGGCAAGGTCGACTTGGTGATCTCCAGCCTGGGCAAGAACGCCGAGCGGGAAAAGGTCATCGACTTCTCCAAGGCCTATGCACCGTTCTACCTGGCCGTGTTCGGCCCGCCTGAAGCAGCCATCAGCAGCACCGACGACCTCAAGGGCAAGACCATCAGCGTGACCCGTGGCGCCATTGAAGACATCGAGCTGACCGCCGTGGCGCCCAAGGAAGCCACGATCAAGCGTTTCGAAGACAACAACTCGACCATCGCCGCCTACTTGGCGGGCCAGGTCGACCTGATCGCGAGCGGCAACGTGGTGATGGTGGCGATCAGCGAACGCAACCCCAAACGCGTGCCGGCGCTGAAAGTGAAGCTCAAGGACTCGCCGGTGTACGTGGGCGTGAACAAGAACGAGCCGGCGCTGCTGGAGAAGGTCAACCAGATCCTGGTCGCGGCCAAGGCCAATGGCAGCCTGGAGAAAAACGCACTGCAATGGCTGAAAGAGCCACTGCCCGCCGATCTCTGA
- a CDS encoding amino acid ABC transporter permease: MAYQFDFVPVLANTDLLLRGALFTLELTAIGALLGVALGTVGAVVRAWKIQPFAWIFGVYVELIRNTPFLVQLFFIFFGLPSLGLKITEWQAAVLAMVINLGAYSTEIIRAGIQAIPRGQLEAAAALAMTRFEAFRHVVLLPALGKVWPALSSQIIIVMLGSAVCSQIATEELSFAANFIQSRNFRAFETYALTTLVYLCMALMIRQLLNWIGRRFVMRNSR; the protein is encoded by the coding sequence ATGGCGTATCAATTTGACTTCGTGCCGGTGCTGGCCAATACCGACCTGCTGTTGCGCGGCGCGCTGTTCACCCTTGAGCTGACGGCCATCGGCGCCCTCCTCGGCGTGGCCCTGGGCACCGTCGGCGCCGTGGTGCGGGCGTGGAAGATCCAGCCGTTTGCGTGGATCTTCGGTGTGTATGTCGAGTTGATCCGCAACACGCCGTTCCTGGTGCAGCTGTTCTTCATCTTCTTCGGCCTGCCGTCTTTGGGGCTGAAGATCACCGAATGGCAAGCGGCGGTGCTGGCGATGGTGATCAACCTGGGCGCCTACTCCACGGAAATCATCCGCGCCGGCATTCAAGCCATCCCGCGCGGACAACTGGAAGCCGCCGCCGCGCTGGCGATGACACGCTTCGAAGCCTTCCGCCACGTAGTGCTGCTGCCGGCGCTGGGCAAGGTGTGGCCGGCATTGAGCAGCCAGATCATCATCGTGATGCTCGGTTCGGCGGTGTGTTCGCAGATCGCCACCGAAGAGTTGAGTTTTGCCGCCAACTTTATCCAGTCGCGCAACTTCCGTGCGTTCGAAACCTATGCCCTGACCACGTTGGTGTACTTGTGCATGGCGCTGATGATTCGCCAGTTGCTCAACTGGATCGGCCGCCGCTTCGTGATGAGGAACAGCCGATGA
- a CDS encoding amino acid ABC transporter permease: MSDFSFWDIVRNLLTGLQWTLLLSLVAFIGGGVIGLLVMTMRISRKAFPRNLARTYIELFQGTPLLMQLFLVFFGIALLGVDISPWLAAAIALTLFTSAYLAEIWRGCVDSIAHGQWEASASLALNPLEQLRYVILPQALRIAVAPTVGFSVQVVKGTAVTSIIGFTELTKTGGMLANATFEPFMVYGLVALGYFLLCYPLSLSARYLERRLHASA; the protein is encoded by the coding sequence ATGAGTGATTTTTCATTCTGGGACATCGTGCGCAACCTGCTCACGGGTCTGCAATGGACGCTGTTGCTGTCGCTGGTGGCGTTCATCGGTGGAGGCGTGATCGGTTTGCTGGTGATGACGATGCGCATCAGCCGCAAGGCCTTCCCGCGCAACCTGGCGCGCACCTATATCGAACTGTTCCAAGGCACGCCGCTGTTAATGCAGCTGTTCCTGGTGTTTTTCGGCATTGCCCTGCTCGGTGTGGATATCTCGCCCTGGCTGGCGGCGGCGATTGCCCTGACCTTGTTCACCAGCGCCTACCTCGCCGAAATCTGGCGCGGCTGTGTCGATTCCATCGCCCACGGCCAATGGGAAGCTTCGGCCAGCCTTGCACTTAACCCGCTTGAGCAACTGCGCTACGTGATCCTACCCCAAGCGCTGCGGATTGCCGTCGCGCCCACCGTGGGGTTTTCGGTGCAGGTGGTCAAAGGCACCGCCGTGACCTCGATCATCGGCTTCACCGAACTGACCAAGACCGGCGGCATGCTCGCCAACGCCACCTTCGAGCCCTTCATGGTCTACGGCTTGGTGGCCCTTGGTTACTTTTTGCTCTGCTACCCCTTGTCCCTCAGTGCGCGCTACCTGGAAAGGAGACTGCATGCCTCTGCTTAG
- a CDS encoding amino acid ABC transporter ATP-binding protein has product MPLLRISALHKYYGDHHVLKGIDLSVEEGQVVAIIGRSGSGKSTLLRTLNGLESINDGVIEVDGEYLDAARADLRSLRQKVGMVFQQFNLFPHLTVGENVMLAPQVVQKVPKAKAAQLARQMLERVGLGEKFDAFPDRLSGGQQQRVAIARALAMSPKVLLCDEITSALDPELVNEVLSVVRQLAKDGMTLIMVTHEMRFAREVGDKLVFMHQGKVHEVGDPKVLFANPQTAELANFIGSTEQPG; this is encoded by the coding sequence ATGCCTCTGCTTAGAATTTCCGCCCTGCATAAGTATTACGGCGATCACCATGTACTCAAGGGCATCGACCTGAGCGTTGAAGAAGGCCAGGTGGTGGCGATCATCGGCCGCAGCGGTTCGGGCAAATCCACCTTGCTGCGCACCCTCAATGGCCTGGAGTCGATCAACGACGGCGTGATCGAAGTCGATGGCGAATACCTTGATGCCGCCCGTGCCGACCTGCGCAGCCTGCGGCAGAAAGTCGGCATGGTGTTCCAGCAGTTCAACCTGTTCCCGCACCTGACGGTGGGCGAGAACGTCATGCTTGCGCCGCAGGTTGTGCAAAAAGTGCCGAAGGCCAAGGCGGCTCAATTGGCCAGGCAAATGCTGGAGCGCGTCGGGCTGGGTGAAAAGTTCGATGCCTTCCCCGATCGCCTGTCTGGCGGCCAGCAACAACGCGTGGCGATTGCACGCGCCTTGGCTATGTCGCCCAAGGTGCTGTTGTGCGATGAAATCACCTCGGCCCTCGACCCGGAACTGGTCAATGAAGTGCTCAGCGTGGTGCGCCAACTGGCCAAGGACGGCATGACCCTGATCATGGTGACCCACGAAATGCGCTTCGCCCGTGAAGTCGGCGACAAGCTGGTGTTCATGCACCAGGGCAAGGTGCACGAGGTGGGCGATCCCAAGGTGTTGTTTGCCAACCCGCAGACCGCCGAGCTGGCCAACTTTATCGGCTCTACGGAACAGCCGGGCTGA
- a CDS encoding fimbria/pilus outer membrane usher protein, translating into MKKIRHTRRSANSVPSTISLVRSRVLLGLATLWSLPGTSAAVGLGQGFDLVALNSLGIDPQVSEYFRSAARFREGVHVVGLRVNGTPLGLVDARFDYQGQLCFTPALLDKAGLVTPSRVLREGITPDQACHDFVGEYPATMVRLRPSSDEVTLVVPTQSLRAPEWEAGDFSQGGAAAIFNYDILGFDTQSRSGSSRFVSAYTEAGFNLGNWIVRSRQFYVSDNGRSRTEQVNAYAQRDIASLQSTFQMGQISSNNPIFGGVQLTGLQFFPDGQQRTGGGDSNVVVEGLAQSQSRVEVRQSGALIHSTLVPEGPFRLTGLPLLNSTSDLDVSVIDVRGAKRSFVVPAASFRGGVPVAPGYYFSLGKVRETAIDNQDSPVVAMGSGTWGLGQRSSLGFGLLSTDEYQSAGGSLSSVFFHQVNVGVRHNLSRDAQDEVSGARSTLSLGTPLFANLDINLSASAQSRGYREVLDAGQASRGYNLDARFKRQYTAGLNWAAPSLGGFSLGFTRSSQFDGQSSDHLFASWNNTFNGVGVALIADAQVGATEPRRLEPVRGGRRDERLDEGTSVRLQVTVPLGADRSVSSYVSRRGDRLDAGTALSERVNDYVNYEVGVDRDVKEREQSVRGRVDVLPLYTRVSLGIDRDPSNTNYSGQLQGGIVAHEHGVTFSPYAVQDTFGIVSVGDIGAAKVSTPQGPVWTDFSGQAVIPGLQAYGNNHLQVQTQSLPKRVDLKNGTKVLAAGRGSVNILNFDVVKVRRLLLEAQDEEGRPLPQGAAVFGEGNSFVTSVVGEGMIFLSNIDGPQTLKVSLPDSKSCVLQVNPEQEPDDDKLYDSAPVVCHVR; encoded by the coding sequence ATGAAAAAGATCAGGCATACCCGTCGATCGGCCAATAGCGTGCCGAGCACTATTTCCCTGGTTCGCTCCAGAGTTCTATTGGGGCTTGCGACGCTGTGGAGTCTGCCAGGCACCAGCGCAGCGGTTGGGCTGGGGCAAGGTTTTGATCTGGTCGCGTTGAATTCCCTTGGGATTGATCCGCAGGTGTCTGAATACTTTCGCAGCGCAGCGCGCTTTCGCGAAGGTGTCCATGTGGTCGGACTGCGAGTCAATGGTACGCCGCTGGGGTTGGTTGACGCCCGTTTCGATTACCAGGGCCAGTTGTGCTTCACTCCGGCGCTGCTGGACAAGGCCGGTCTGGTCACGCCGTCCAGGGTGTTGCGCGAGGGCATCACCCCTGACCAGGCTTGCCATGATTTCGTTGGGGAGTATCCGGCGACCATGGTGCGGCTGCGCCCCAGCAGCGATGAGGTCACGTTGGTTGTGCCGACCCAGTCTCTGCGTGCGCCGGAGTGGGAGGCCGGGGACTTTTCCCAGGGTGGCGCGGCGGCCATCTTCAACTACGACATATTGGGTTTCGATACCCAGTCGCGCAGTGGATCAAGTCGCTTCGTATCGGCTTATACCGAGGCAGGATTCAACCTGGGTAATTGGATTGTACGCAGCCGCCAGTTTTATGTTTCCGACAATGGCAGGTCGCGCACCGAACAGGTGAACGCCTATGCCCAGCGTGATATCGCGTCGTTGCAGTCGACCTTCCAGATGGGGCAGATTTCCAGCAACAACCCTATCTTTGGCGGTGTACAACTGACGGGCTTGCAGTTCTTCCCGGATGGCCAGCAGCGCACCGGTGGGGGCGACAGCAATGTCGTGGTTGAAGGACTGGCTCAAAGCCAGTCACGCGTCGAAGTCCGTCAGTCGGGCGCATTGATCCACTCTACGCTGGTGCCGGAAGGCCCGTTCAGACTGACCGGTTTGCCCTTGCTGAACAGCACCAGCGACCTCGACGTGAGCGTGATTGACGTGCGTGGGGCAAAGCGCAGTTTCGTGGTGCCCGCTGCGTCCTTCCGTGGTGGGGTTCCGGTGGCGCCAGGGTACTATTTTTCCCTTGGCAAGGTGCGTGAAACGGCCATCGACAACCAGGATTCCCCGGTGGTCGCCATGGGTAGCGGCACGTGGGGGCTGGGCCAGCGCTCGTCGCTGGGTTTCGGTTTGCTGAGTACCGACGAGTACCAGTCGGCAGGCGGCTCCCTGAGCAGTGTGTTTTTCCATCAGGTGAACGTGGGCGTGCGCCATAACCTGTCCCGTGATGCTCAAGATGAGGTGTCCGGCGCGCGTAGCACGCTGTCCTTGGGGACGCCGTTATTTGCCAACCTGGATATCAACCTGAGTGCCTCGGCACAGAGCCGCGGCTACCGGGAGGTACTGGATGCGGGCCAGGCGTCACGGGGGTACAACCTCGATGCGCGTTTCAAGCGCCAGTACACGGCAGGTTTGAACTGGGCGGCCCCGTCCCTGGGTGGTTTCTCCCTCGGTTTCACCCGTAGCTCGCAATTTGACGGGCAATCCAGCGATCACCTTTTTGCCTCGTGGAACAACACGTTCAACGGCGTGGGTGTCGCACTGATCGCCGACGCTCAGGTAGGGGCGACCGAGCCTCGGCGCTTGGAGCCGGTTCGAGGCGGCCGCCGCGATGAGCGGCTGGACGAAGGCACGTCTGTCAGGCTGCAGGTCACGGTGCCCTTGGGGGCTGATCGGAGTGTGAGTTCTTACGTCAGTCGTCGAGGTGACCGGCTGGATGCCGGCACCGCCCTCAGCGAGCGGGTCAACGACTATGTGAATTACGAAGTCGGGGTTGATCGGGATGTGAAAGAGCGAGAGCAAAGCGTGCGCGGTCGTGTGGACGTCTTGCCGCTGTATACCCGCGTGAGCTTGGGCATCGACCGTGATCCGTCGAACACCAACTATTCCGGGCAACTGCAAGGTGGCATCGTGGCCCATGAGCACGGCGTGACCTTCTCGCCGTATGCGGTGCAGGACACTTTTGGCATCGTCTCGGTGGGTGATATCGGAGCGGCCAAGGTCTCGACGCCCCAAGGGCCGGTATGGACCGACTTCAGCGGCCAAGCGGTGATCCCCGGGCTGCAGGCTTACGGCAACAACCATCTGCAGGTGCAGACCCAGTCGTTGCCCAAGCGCGTCGACTTGAAAAACGGCACCAAGGTGCTCGCTGCCGGTCGGGGGTCGGTCAATATTCTCAATTTTGATGTGGTGAAAGTCCGTCGTCTGTTGCTTGAAGCCCAGGACGAAGAGGGCCGACCACTGCCGCAAGGTGCCGCGGTGTTCGGCGAAGGCAACAGCTTTGTAACCAGCGTAGTGGGTGAGGGCATGATTTTCCTGAGCAATATCGATGGGCCGCAAACCCTGAAGGTTTCACTGCCGGACTCCAAATCCTGCGTGCTGCAAGTCAACCCGGAGCAAGAGCCCGACGATGACAAACTCTACGACAGCGCACCGGTGGTGTGCCATGTTCGCTAA